The following DNA comes from Plasmodium vivax chromosome 11, whole genome shotgun sequence.
TTGACCCAGCAGCGATGCCACGTTGACCCAGCAGCGATGCCACGTTGACGTGGAGGCTGACGCGTGAGAGATTCCCACTTAGGAACGCCCCTCGTGTACAGCGCAACTGCGCAGTTTAGGCGAAGCCCAAAAGTAGATGAGAAACCATCACCCTGCTGGCTTCTGTTTGCAAGCTGATGAGCGCGAAAGGAGAAGAGACTAATCCCAAGCGTACGCATATAAGGAAGAATGTAGATGCAGGCCGTTATCCTCCTGCGGATGAATAAAACCACCCCGTGAGAAGttggcccatttttttattactacCTGAGCCGCGTGAGCCACTACCACCGCAGCTGTGCTATCGTGAGGTGCTtccctgctgctgctccgcTGCCCCTCCGCTGTGCCCCCCTGACGTAGGAGACCCCCGAGTCGTCTCGAGAAAGCATGTGCATTAGATTACCCGATTGAGCCAatagaacaaaatgaacttcTTCTCAAACGCCAATAACTCCAAGGCTAGCAAGTCAAGAGATGGCAACATGCTGACGTGTAAATACACTCGGTGCTTTAACAAGACGTTTAAGAAGGACATCACGTTCATTCAGATTTTGTTTCCGTCCTTTACTGTGAAGAGCATCACGACTGCCTTTTTCGTGCTCCTATTTGTtaccttcttcattttgaacgTGTGCAACTTTGACAGGCAGGCGCCGCTCTACCTGAGCGAGTAAGGAGAGGCCGCTCCTTGGGGAGCGAGGCTGCTGAGGGGTAGCCCCGTGCCGGAGAGTGACTTCCTGTTTTGGCTAGCTTCTTCGCACGTGATTGCCTTTGCTTGATTGCCCCCATGCGATTGAGCGACCCCCCCCATTCCCCCACCTGCAGAACTGTGCTGAAGCGATCTGGCATGAGCAGGAACTCCGTCACGAACAACCACCAGTACTACAAACTGTTGACGGCCACTTTTTTCCACGCCAGCGTTTGGAACTTAATAGTGAGCAGAAAGGCGCGCCCGGTTGAGAAGACCCCGCGGACTTGACGGCGCATCTGCACTTGAGAGAGATCGCAGAGGTGAGGcagattttattttctcttcttccccacccCGTTACAGATTAATGCCTACTATTTCATGAACATCGGGATCATCGTCGAGAAGAGGTACAGACGGGCGTAAAGGAGCGGCACTGTTTGTGCAAAGACGCAGCACTGTTGATGCAAAGACGCAGCACTGTGGAGTGTCATCCACCAGTTTGTGCGTGACACGacttctcccattttgcccttctcactccccccccctttgcagctaCGGGAAGGCTCGATACATTACGATAATGCTTCTAAGTGCCCTGTGTGGGAACTTCCTCCTCTGCGCAACTTCCAATTGTGGCGACGTAAGATGAGACGCAGTTCGGTCACTGCTGCGAACGGGAGAGGATATTCCCTTTTCCCGTTTTAATCTTCCAACAGGAGGAGTTCCCTTCAGAGGGAAGTGCTCATTTGTGCGTCTtgaatttttattacttccccctcttttattttattttttttttttttattttattttatttttttttttcttcaggcCTACATGGGCATCAGCACAATCTTGTCCGGATTCATGGGCCTCTTTCTGCAGGAAATCGTTGAGCGGTACAAGCAGCTGACGGACAGGTGGAGCGTCATCGGGAACTACGTGTAAGTGTGCTGTGCGTGTCTATGGCAGTTTCTCCCGGCAAGAAGCTCACTAGCAGTCTTGTGCTGCtcacattttggctagctcaaCCCCTGAGGTGTGCGCCCTTCCATTTTAACTCCGCAGGTTTGCAGTGCTGTCCCTCTATTTGACCATATCGATGTTTCCCTTTAATGGTAAGGCCAAGGAGAGAGGTGTGCGCGCATTGTCCCTTGGGGTTTTaacaagtttttttttttcccaccattTTGCGGTGTCATTTTTACTTCGCACCGCCCGATTTGCAGGAAACATCGTGGGGAACCTGGGGGGGATTTTCGGCGGCTTCTGCTACCCGTACCTCACCAAAAAGGACACCTTCCACGGGTAAGCGGAGGAGTGGCCAACGCGGGGCGCCGCGGTCGGCTGGGTCAGTTGTGCCAGCTGAGTTAGCTGTGTAAGCCGAGCACATGGCTGCGAAATGCGCAGCTGCCCCACCTGCTGGGAGCAACGAATGAAGCTGATTACCCGCTTTAATGATGACTACCCAATTGTGCGGCCCACGTTTTACAGgcaggagaagaaggtgAAGCTTACCCTCGCCGTTTTGCTGATTCTGCTTCTGAGTTCAACCCTCATCAGTTTGATCGTGGCCAAGTGTTAGGCGTGGGGCGGGAGACCCGCACGCCACACATCCATTTGTTGCAGCTACGTGTGCATCACGCTCGTCTCTCTTTCGTATCGTTCATTTTCAAAGGCGCCTTCACGcgaggtgttttttttttcttccccgcgTGGTCCACCGTTTTGTGTcgttttttgtgtttttttttttttttttttctgttaccATGACGTGAACGCGatatgcgaaaaaaaaaaaaaaaggaaaaaaactagCAGAtcaaaggggggcaaaaatgacGTAAACACACAGCGTATTGCTTATCGCATCCGACGAAGGGGTGCAATTTCCAGCTGCGTCGCTTGCTATGAAGGCGCTTCGGTCTACACATGTAGACGTTAGCACACGAAGCACCTCCAatccgccgctaacccccctCAGTTGATGAGCGCGAAGGCCTTCTGCGTGTGCTCGCGCACGAAGGCGATGGACTTGTCGTaaagctgctgctcctcctgcgTGAGCGCGAACTCGATTGGCTTGGCACCGCTGCTGTTGATAATGGCCGTGGTCCCCACATACAAGTCGGAGCAGTTGTAGAGGCCATTCAGGTAAACGGCACAAGTGTACAGCTGACTCTCATTGAACAAAAACGATTTGATCATCTTCACAATggcagcagcaggagcaAAGGTGGCAGACGATTTAGCGAGTTTAATAATTTGGGAACCCATATCTCTCGTCTGCTTAacaatttcattaatttcttccttcgATATGAGgttcttttttacaaattcggATAGGGGGATACCTGAAATGGAGCAGTACCTTTCCAGAGGGACCATCAGATCTCCATGTCCTCCCAACAACACCTGACTGACGTTCTGCGGAGCCACTTTTAGCTTTTCTGCTAAGAGAGTTCTAAAACGAGAGGTATCCAAAATACCAGCCATTCCGCAAATCTGTTCATGAGGAAGTCCactgtatttttgaaatacaTTCACCATAATGTCAAGGGGGTTACTAACACATATGACGAAGGCATTTGGGCTGTGTACCTTCACCGACTCGGCAACactcttcataatttttccatttattccTATTAGATCTTCTCTCGTCATGCCTTCTTTCCTTTGCACACCTGCCGTTATGACAATCACATCGGAGTCTTTGATATCCTGCACGTTGTTGGTACCCAGTATGTTTTTATTCACTCCCACGATGGTGCTGAAGTGCTTCAAATCGAGGCTCTTCCCCTGGGGTACTCCTTGCATGACGTCGTACAGAACGATGTCTCCTATGTTTTCCATCAAAATCAGTTGGCCCACGATGGCTCCAATCTGCCCGCTGCCCACCATCGAAATTTTCGGCATCTTCTCCGGTTGGCAGTGAAGTGGGAAGTAAAGCTGTTAAGGAGCGTGTGTGTGAGGTAACGCGGTGATGGAGCGCCGCAGCGCGGTATATATGTTGTGTGCAGAGAGAAATGTGCGCCTATTTGGGGAAAGCCAAATCGGAGGgatggttaaaaaaaaaaatcccaataaattcccccctttgcaactgcttcctcttcgtgGTGCCCTTCTGCACACCGTCGCGCGACGCGTCGAACTGTCCCCGCACTTTCGTGTACGATATTATATACGCGCGTGTGCAGAGCACAATTCGCCTGAACAAGCAAGGCacttttggtattttttttttttttttttttttgttcctttcctACCTCCGCACGGCTGTGTGGTTTGAGGATGTGGCTCCTTCCAGCTTTGGCGCGGAAAtgcgaggggggggtggcAAGCGCTgaaatgtgttttttcacTCGACAGTGTTATTTCGCGTGGCGAGGTTGTTTCGCGTGACAGGTTTTTTTGTGTGACAGGTTTTTTGTGTGACAGGTTTTTTGTGTGACAGGTTTTTTGTGTGACAGGTTTTTTTGTGTGGCAGGTTTTTTTGTGTGACAGGTTTTTTTGTGTGACAAGTTCTTTGCGTGATAAGTTCCTTGCGTGATATGTTCTTCGCGTGACGAGGTCATTTTGCAGGGGGGGCTCTTCCCTTTCGCCgggtattttttatttccaccatcattttttaaaacacacCTACTCCGCTAGGCCGACCAGCGACCACAATCGCGGCCTTTGAAGAGGAAATGTGCCAGCCCTCCACCCCACCGTGCCAGTTTATTTTACGTACGTGTACCTGTCACCTTCTGGTAATTAGTCAAAGCGGAGTCAAAGTAGAGGTGATAAAATTGCCAGCAGGGGTGGATAATATAGCAGCACATTTgtgcacttaaaaaaaaaaaaaaaaaagaagcaaactTGAACGCATGCCTATGTAACCTGggtggtcattttttttttttttttcttcatttaagAATAATTTTCCACAGattgcacaatttttacgttttccCTGCCTCCACGGGGGACATACAATGGGGAATGTATAGGAACACTTACACATGTTCAtctacaaatttttattttccttcccaGAGAAGGGGAACAAATCTCCAGTTTGGAAAGCACCTTCGAAGGGGGAGGTGCCTATAAATAAACACATGGTGACggggtgggggggaaaaagggggaaataaattgCCCGCGCAATTGCGTATGTAGGGGAAGGCAGAAATGTGCTCAAGCCggcgaataaaaaatgaacagaaaaaaaactttccaCTTTATGCTCCTTTGAAGTGTTTAACGAGCGTGGGAGCACTTGCCAAGGGGGGTCGCCTTCACGCAAAAAGTGGCCGCGTATTCGTAGAAAAtgttggaaaataaaaaataaaaaataaaaaacaaaaaaacaacaaaacaACAAACGACTTATCTTGCGCGCTTCCTGCATGATCACCCCTTTTAGAATACCCATgcgatcatttttttttcatttttccatttttccatcAAAGCAAAATGTAGCATGTAGGGGGACAGCGGGGGGGAACGAATTTCCCTTTCGAGattgccccctccccccaaggATACTCCGCCCAGTGGTTCTAATACAACCGCAGGGCGCATAAAACGGATCATCCTCAGCTGCTTGACACAATAAAAATGTCGCATCCTAACGGGTTAAGCTTAGAAGTGGACTAATGAAATGGTAAaagggatgaaaaaaaaaaaaagggtcacCGTTTTGCGAAGTGGAGAGGGGGGCCTCCATCCACACGCCTTACAGGTGTGTTCAAGGTAACggtattttttacttttcattattttattttacttcattttttatttattttttttcttttcccagaGTGCATCATCAAACTGGTTAGAAAATTCAACTTGGCGACGAAAGGAGTAGAGCAGAGGTTCTACTTCTGTTCGGTCTGTGTCTTCGTCTACGCTGCGTTCTGCTGGACATGATGGCTTTgcgtggcaatttttttttttttttttttttttttaaataaaatggctagctgaaaaaaaaaaaaaaaaaaaaaaaatcaaccgAATAATTCTACCTGTTGAACATCCGCAAATTGGCGGAAGGTAAGATGAGCATCTCCCTCGTCGAactttgaatttttttttttccacctgaGATTCCCTCTGGAGTTGCGTTTTACGTCGAAATATGCGTCAGTTTTTCGCCACTTTTGCGATTTGCAATTTGGCATCCCCTCATTTGCTGCTTCggagaaaggggaaaaaaactcTGGCGGAGGGAAGCCAACCAATTAAAGCAGCACATTTGTAGCGGCACATTTATACCCAGTCAGTTGAAGCGATCCATTTATAGCGAATCACTTAGGGGCGGTCAATTTCCAACAGATGCAAACCGAGTCGGAGGCGATTCGCCTCTGGGCATGCCGACAAAGGGGGCCAGCGAGAAGttcacccccccccttggagcCACCCCAATTTCGCTACTTACGCCTGCGTCGGCGCGCATATCCATAGGAGCGTGTGGGAAGGGGCGTATCGGAAGCCGCCACCCCGTGCTGCAGTTCtgtgccgccccccccgcaaGATGAACGGGTATGCCCTGCTGGCCGCGCTCGCCGGGTACGTGGCCGCCGCGGGGGCGGTGGGGTGGAGCTTGCTAAGGACATACGGCCACAAAGACGAGAGAAGCAGCTTGGTAAACACAACTATAAAGGTCTTCATCATCCTGGGGTACATACAATGCATGGGGATGATAATCCTCGTGCCAGCAGGGGCCCAAGTGGACTCCTTTCCCAAAGTGAAGGAGCATTTCAGCCGGAGGCAGCTCTGCAAAACAATGTACGCCATTTTAGGCACCTACGTAATCATCATAATGCCATGTTTAGCAGTGATCTACTCACAAGCAGGAGAGGTCTACACCAAAGAAGAGCGTGCAAATCGATTAGGCAAACAGGCAAACACTCACTGGAGGAGTTACTTCAGCAAGATGTGCACTCAAACGGGAAGTACCATTTGTAAAAAGGTTCTCCCCATATGGGTACtctccatttcgtttttgtactgcctttttcttttcacctACCAGCACTTTCGCAAAATCAGCTTGTCTTTAAATGCGGATGGCTGTGCACTGTGGTACCCCTACTTAGCGGAAACGAACAGAAGGAAATTACTCTCCTTAAATTTGAGGACTAAAGAAAATTGCCAAAacgtgggggaggaaaacatCCGGATTGACTAtacaattaattttaatgacTACGTGGTGATGTGCGTCTCGCTGATGGGCTCTATCGTCTTCGCCATCTACGGGGGCGTCGGACTGGTCTCCCTTCCGCTTGGTTTACTCTCCTCCGCGGTGAGTCTCTGTGGGGGGGGCGAGGCCAATCAAGCAGCCAACGCGGCCATCGCTAGCAACACTGGCAACGTGGTCGAAGCGAATCGTGGGGCGGACGAACGGAGGGAAGCCCTGTTCAAGCGCGAGCTCACGCGCATCAACACAAAGGCAGAAGAGCTTATACAGATCACCCAAGAGGTGGAGCGCAACAGAGAGGAAGCACAGAAgtcaaattttttcatttcctttttgcaaagcaTACAGTACAGACGAGAAAAAAGAATCCTTAACAACATGGTGCACAGGCTAGAGGTGCACTATGAAAGATCGGTGCACCGTCACAACAAGCAGAGGAGTGTGGTGTCCTCTGTTGGTCTCTTCCTCCTGGGGTTTTCTTCTTTACTCGCTAGTATAACCATCATTGCTCACATCTGCTTGTGCATCCTGAGGGGAGCTGCCAGACGGGGCAAGTTGCTGCGCGACTGGCTTCTCCACTGGGACGCTGCCCAGCAGGTACGTGCttggggggagaggggggcTCATACAAACGGATTTTCATCTATGGAAGTTCTccaaaataatttcatccgtacgggggggaagacccgTTGCCACTATTCGGGAAAACCCCCTCTTATAATGAACCGTAAAGTGtgactaatttttttttttttttttttatccccacCCCTTCTCATTACCACCACTTTGCAGCTCCTTACACGGAAGTATTCTCTTTCCCTTTCGCTGCTGATCTACCCCCTGGTGACGTCCTACCTTCTCGTTTGCGCCTTTTCCGGCATTTCCTTCATCTGCCACAAGGTGAGCGAGTTGCGCGATTGGGTTATGCGCGCAGAGGGGAGGTGGGCTCTTTTCATTCTGCGCAGCTGTGTGGGTGATGCATGCTGGGATGGCCAGTGAGGCCACTACCTCTATGGTGATTGATGCGATTGCCTCGATGGCGCTCCATGCCCCGTGCGCCGTGCCACCCTCCCCCCATGAGTCATACGCCAATGTGTCATTTCCCCACCTTTTTTAAGCTGAAGCTGGGACATCTTCTGGCCCTGGAGAGGAAGCGCACCCACCTGGACACCCTCCTGCTGAACACGTGTCTCCTCATGTTCCTGTCGACCGGGGTGGCCCTAATCTCCCTGGTAGGAGCGGCAAGGAGAGCGGCAAGAAGAGCGGCTTCCCGGGCGAGCTAGAAGTGGACCTTCTTTCACCGCCTCGCCGTTGCTGCTGAAGCGGTTGAGCGCCAAATTGTGGCACATGAAGGGGGCACACATGAAAGGGGCACACACCAAGCGGATTGCGCCATGCTGATTATGCCATACGGATTGCCCCCCACTAATGTTCCTCatttgtgtttcccccccctgcctGCAGAAATTCTTCCCCGCGTACGCAAAGCAGCCATACGCATTCGCCTTTTACGACTTGGCTCTGAAGAACCTCATCTCCATCGGGTGATACTAACGGGCCGCGTTTTAAATTTGCGGTTGCGAGTCAGAAGCTCCGACGGGGGTCTCTTGACAGCGCGCAGGAGCGTCCCTCGACACCCTCACGTTGCATTCCCACCCATTTGCATTCCCACCCATTTGCACTCCCGTCCATTTACACTTCACCCGTTTGCTCACCCCGCAGAGACCTTTACGCACGGAGTGGACTGCTTTACCCAATTCTAGTGGCCAGCGTGCTAGCCCTGCTCCTATTTTTCGTGCCTGAGAAGAGCGGCCTCCTTTCGGTGTTTATGCCGGCCACCTTTCGAGGGATTCTAAACCAACGGGGGAAAGCCAACCCGAGGGTGGGCCCAGGCGTGGGTCGGGCCGTTGACTCGGACAGCGAGTTGGACGGGCAGTTAGATGCCGATCTAGAAAGCAACGCTGCGTCGAGAAGTGCTGGCAAGGTCCCCacaagaaatgaaaaaagatttaaatGAGTCGCTCTGCATGTgggtaggaaaaaaagcaactacTCAGGATGGGCCACACACAAACGAGCAAGGCAATCGAAAAGAGTGTGGGTCTCTCTCTCCAACCACACAGCCACGTCGGATTTCAGCCACGTCGGATTACAGCCACGTCAGATTTGACGTCTTTACGGTATTTCGCAAACCagccttttcatttcattcGCAGATTTGTTTCACCATCGTTGAACCGCCTTTCGGATGGCACAGATGGAGAGAGGTACAccaaaagaaggaagacgaGTCACCTCTCCTGCTTACGCATTTTCGCATGTGAGCAGAGGACATGTTGGGTTTTCCCTCCTCCTGGGTGCATATCGCGGGGATACGCCCTGCATTCTCATTTGTATGTACTCTCCTCCCCTCCTTTGTTGACCAGTTTGTgggttttcccattttgcctaATCGCCCGCTCCTACGGGGTTCGATTCACATTTTCGCTTCAAATTTGacgcgtattttttttttttttttttttttaaattttatggCATTTTTAAGAGCGTTTCGTTTCTACGCATTTGTCGGTCCGTTCGGAGTTGCTCCTGCGCTCGGCAGGCCACATGAAACGTGAGAAGGCATGCACACTGGGATGTACTTCGCGttgaaaaaggcgaaaaataaaaaataaaaacactgGCGATGGTGTTAGCAGTGTTAGGGGtgattttccattttatgtTGCCTTCTTTCCGTTCTCTATCCGCCTTCCtctcttttcatttccttttcccctttgcgccGCTCAAGCCACCAGAATGCACTGGCCCCCTACTGCCTTAATTTTCTTCTCGGCCACTGAGGAAAAGTACCTAGCCTTGACGACAATGGGCTGGGCGTGTTTGAGCTTTCCATTTCCGAGGACCTTGAAGAAGCCCTTTCTGGTCACGTCTATCACAGGGgcaatgtttttattttcgaaaaattcttttttcttttcctctggTAGGAGCCCCCACAGCTTGTCCACGTTGATGGTGGGGCAGAACTTTCGGTTTTTGAGGAGGTTGAAGTGTCTCATACCGacctgggggggaagaaagggGTGGCGCACACATTGTAAAGCGGTGCGCCAGCAGGAGAGGAGACGATCAAGCGATCACACAAGCATATTAACACACTAGCACAGTAGCACTATAGCACACTAGCATATTAACACACTCGCATCTAGCGCACTCGAGCCGCTCACCTTTCCGAAGTAACCCGGGTGGTACTTGTCAAAGTTGATCCTCATGTGGTGCATACCACCAGCCTTTCCCCTTCCACCGGGGTGCTTTCTGTGCTTGCCAATACGACCATGACCGGCGGACACGTGTCCTCTCTTTTTCCTGTTCTTCTTGAATCTCGTCGCCATTTTGTGCTAACTGCTCGGgggatgaaaaaaggggaaaaaaggggaaggagtTAAAATAGGGGTgcttcttctattttttttcgcgtggggggaggggcttCCTCGTCCCATGGCATCCATCATGTTTGTTAAACTATTC
Coding sequences within:
- a CDS encoding 60S ribosomal protein L27a, putative (encoded by transcript PVX_114040A); translation: MATRFKKNRKKRGHVSAGHGRIGKHRKHPGGRGKAGGMHHMRINFDKYHPGYFGKVGMRHFNLLKNRKFCPTINVDKLWGLLPEEKKKEFFENKNIAPVIDVTRKGFFKVLGNGKLKHAQPIVVKARYFSSVAEKKIKAVGGQCILVA
- a CDS encoding hypothetical protein, conserved (encoded by transcript PVX_114055A); translation: MNFFSNANNSKASKSRDGNMLTCKYTRCFNKTFKKDITFIQILFPSFTVKSITTAFFVLLFVTFFILNVCNFDRQAPLYLSETVLKRSGMSRNSVTNNHQYYKLLTATFFHASVWNLIINAYYFMNIGIIVEKSYGKARYITIMLLSALCGNFLLCATSNCGDAYMGISTILSGFMGLFLQEIVERYKQLTDRWSVIGNYVFAVLSLYLTISMFPFNGNIVGNLGGIFGGFCYPYLTKKDTFHGQEKKVKLTLAVLLILLLSSTLISLIVAKC
- a CDS encoding malate dehydrogenase, putative (encoded by transcript PVX_114050A) — its product is MPKISMVGSGQIGAIVGQLILMENIGDIVLYDVMQGVPQGKSLDLKHFSTIVGVNKNILGTNNVQDIKDSDVIVITAGVQRKEGMTREDLIGINGKIMKSVAESVKVHSPNAFVICVSNPLDIMVNVFQKYSGLPHEQICGMAGILDTSRFRTLLAEKLKVAPQNVSQVLLGGHGDLMVPLERYCSISGIPLSEFVKKNLISKEEINEIVKQTRDMGSQIIKLAKSSATFAPAAAIVKMIKSFLFNESQLYTCAVYLNGLYNCSDLYVGTTAIINSSGAKPIEFALTQEEQQLYDKSIAFVREHTQKAFALIN
- a CDS encoding hypothetical protein, conserved (encoded by transcript PVX_114045A; Apicoplast targeted protein. Curated by Stuart Ralph, Walter and Eliza Hall Institute of Medical Research, Australia.) — translated: MNGYALLAALAGYVAAAGAVGWSLLRTYGHKDERSSLVNTTIKVFIILGYIQCMGMIILVPAGAQVDSFPKVKEHFSRRQLCKTMYAILGTYVIIIMPCLAVIYSQAGEVYTKEERANRLGKQANTHWRSYFSKMCTQTGSTICKKVLPIWVLSISFLYCLFLFTYQHFRKISLSLNADGCALWYPYLAETNRRKLLSLNLRTKENCQNVGEENIRIDYTINFNDYVVMCVSLMGSIVFAIYGGVGLVSLPLGLLSSAVSLCGGGEANQAANAAIASNTGNVVEANRGADERREALFKRELTRINTKAEELIQITQEVERNREEAQKSNFFISFLQSIQYRREKRILNNMVHRLEVHYERSVHRHNKQRSVVSSVGLFLLGFSSLLASITIIAHICLCILRGAARRGKLLRDWLLHWDAAQQLKLGHLLALERKRTHLDTLLLNTCLLMFLSTGVALISLKFFPAYAKQPYAFAFYDLALKNLISIGDLYARSGLLYPILVASVLALLLFFVPEKSGLLSVFMPATFRGILNQRGKANPRVGPGVGRAVDSDSELDGQLDADLESNAASRSAGKVPTRNEKRFK